A single region of the Sorex araneus isolate mSorAra2 chromosome 7, mSorAra2.pri, whole genome shotgun sequence genome encodes:
- the GUCY1A1 gene encoding guanylate cyclase soluble subunit alpha-1, with protein MFCTKLKDLKITGECPFSLLAPGQGPKESSQEVAGSSESCKLTPTGSGEVPEKNAGGSIPQRKTSRSRVYLHTLAESICKLIFPEFERLNLALQRTLAKHKIKESRKSLEKEDFEKIIADQATSAGVPVEIVKESLGEELFNICYEEDEHILRVVGGTLKDFLNSFSTLLKQSSHCQEAEKRGRLEEASILCLDKDDDFLNVYYFFPKKITSLLLPGIIKAAAHTLYDTEVAVTLLPPCFHNDCSEFVNEPYLLYSVQVKSSKASLSPGKPQSSLVIPTSLFCKTFPFHFMFDKDMTILQFGNGIRRLMNRRDFQGKPHFEEYFEILTPKITQTFSGVMTMLNMQFVVRVRRWDNSVKKSSRVMDLKGQMLYIVESSAILFLGSPCVDRLEDFTGRGLYLSDIPIHNALRDVVLIGEQARAQDGLKKRMGKLKATLEQAHLALEEEKKKTVDLLCSIFPSEVAQQLWQGQVVQAKKFSNVTMLFSDIVGFTAICSQCSPLQVITMLNALYTRFDQQCGELDVYKVETIGDAYCVAGGLHKESDTHAVQIALMALKMMELSDEVMSPHGEPIKMRIGLHSGSVFAGVVGVKMPRYCLFGNNVTLANKFESCSVPRKINVSPTTYRLLQDCPGFVFTPRSREDLPPNFPSEIPGVCHFLESYQQRTDSKLMFQKKEVSDGNANFLGKASGID; from the exons ATGTTTTGCACCAAGTTGAAGGATCTCAAGATTACTGGGGAGTGTCCTTTCTCCTTGCTGGCACCTGGACAGGGTCCCAAAGAGTCATCCCAGGAGGTAGCAGGAAGCTCCGAGAGCTGCAAATTAACTCCTACTGGCTCTGGGGAAGTTCCAGAGAAGAATGCAGGAGGAAGCATTCCTCAAAGGAAGACCAGTCGAAGTCGAGTTTATCTTCACACCTTGGCTGAGAGTATTTGCAAATTGATATTCCCAGAG ttcgAGAGGCTGAACCTTGCTCTTCAGAGGACTCTGGCAAAACACAAGATCAAGGAAAGCAG AAaatctttggaaaaagaagactttgaaaaaataattgcagACCAAGCAACTTCGGCAG GGGTCCCGGTGGAGATCGTCAAAGAATCTCTCGGCGAAGAGCTTTTCAACATTTGTTACGAAGAAGATGAACACATCCTCAGAGTGGTCGGAGGAACCCTCAAAGATTTCTTAAACAGCTTCAGCACTCTTCTGAAACAGAGCAGCCACTGCcaagaggcagagaagagaggcCGGCTGGAGGAGGCCTCCATTCTGTGCCTGGATAAGGACGACGACTTCCTCAACGTTTACTACTTCTTCCCGAAGAAAATCACATCGTTGCTTCTGCCGGGCATCATTAAGGCCGCAGCGCACACCTTGTACGACACGGAAGTGGCTGTGACTCTGCTGCCACCCTGCTTCCACAACGACTGCTCGGAGTTTGTTAATGAGCCCTACTTGCTCTACTCGGTCCAAGTCAAGAGCTCCAAGGCCTCCCTGTCCCCGGGCAAGCCCCAGTCATCCCTGGTCATCCCCACTTCTCTCTTCTGTAAGACGTTTCCTTTCCATTTCATGTTTGACAAAGACATGACAATCCTGCAATTTGGCAATGGCATCCGGCGGCTGATGAACAGGAGAGACTTCCAAGGGAAACCTCACTTTGAAGAGTACTTTGAAATTCTCACTCCCAAAATCACCCAGACGTTTAGTGGAGTCATGACTATGTTAAACATGCAGTTTGTTGTTCGAGTGCGGAGATGGGACAATTCTGTGAAGAAATCATCCAGG GTTATGGACCTCAAAGGCCAAATGCTCTACATTGTTGAATCCAGCGCCATCCTGTTCCTGGGGTCCCCTTGCGTGGACAGGTTGGAAGATTTCACAGGGCGGGGGCTCTACCTGTCCGACATCCCCATCCACAATGCGCTGCGGGATGTGGTCTTGATAGGGGAGCAAGCCAGAGCTCAAGATGGCCTGAAGAAGAGGATGGGGAAGCTGAAGGCGACGCTGGAGCAGGCCCACCTGGCcctggaggaagagaagaaaaagacggTTGACCTCCTGTGCTCTATCTTTCCCTCTGAGGTCGCGCAGCAGCTGTGGCAGGGGCAGGTCGTGCAAGCCAAGAAGTTCAGCAACGTCACCATGCTTTTCTCGGACATCGTGGGCTTCACGGCCATCTGCTCACAGTGCTCGCCCCTCCAGGTCATCACCATGCTGAATGCCCTGTACACGCGCTTCGACCAGCAGTGCGGAGAGCTGGATGTGTACAAG GTGGAGACCATTGGAGATGCATATTGTGTGGCCGGTGGACTGCACAAAGAAAGTGATACCCATGCCGTGCAGATAGCGCTGATGGCCCTAAAGATGATGGAGCTCTCTGATGAGGTCATGTCTCCCCATGGGGAACCTATCAAG ATGCGGATTGGTCTGCATTCTGGGTCCGTTTTTGCTGGCGTTGTTGGAGTGAAGATGCCCCGATACTGCCTTTTTGGGAACAATGTCACCTTGGCGAACAAATTTGAGTCGTGCAGTGTACCACGGAAAATCAACGTCAGCCCAACGACATACAG